A stretch of DNA from Candidatus Cloacimonadota bacterium:
CCCCCAGAAAATCACTAGGTTAGATGGTGGGCCTGGGTGGAGTTGAACCACCGACCCCCGCCTTATCAGAGCGGTGCTCTAACCAGACTGAGCTACAAGCCCATGATTAAAAAATAAGGGTGTATACAATTTTGAGTTTGTTTCTGTTTTTTTCTCCTTAGAAAGGAGGTGATCCAGCCGCACCTTCCGGTACAGCTACCTTGTTACGACTTAGTCCCCCTCGCTATCCTTACCTTGGAAGGCTGCTATTCAAAAAGAATTCGCTCACCCTCTTCGGGTAAAAACAACTCGGTTGACTTGACGGGCGGTGTGTACAAGACCCGGGAACGTATTCACCGCGGCATTGCTGATCCGCGATTACTAGCGATTCCAACTTCATGGAGTCGAGTTGCAGACTCCAATCCGAACTGAGGTTGGTTTTTGGGATTTGCCACACATCGCTGTGCAGCCGCCCTCTGTACCAACCATTGTAGTACGTTTCTAGCCCTGGACGTAAGGACCATGATGACTTGACGTCGTCCCCACCTTCCTCCAAGTTGTCACCTTGGCAGTCTCTCTAGAGTCCCCAACTTAATGCTGGTAACTAGAGATAGGGGTTGCGTTCGTTGCGGGACTTAACCCAACATCTCACGACACGAACTGACGACAGCCATGCAGCACCTGTCACGCGATTCCCACAAGTGGGCACTCACCATTTTCATGGTAATTCCGCGGATGTCAAGTCCAGGTAAGGTTCTTCGCGTTGCATCGAATTAAAGAACATACTCCACCGCTTGTGCGGGTCCCCGTCAATTCCTTTGAGTTTCATCCTTGCGGACGTACTCCCCAGGCGGATCACTTAACGTGTTAGCTGCAGCTCTGATAAATTATAATCTTACCAAAACTTAGTGATCATCGTTGACTGTGTGGACTACCAGGGTATCTAAGCCTGTTCGCTACCCACACCTTCGCTCCTTAGTGTCAGTTACTGCCCAGAAGGCTGCCTTCGCTTTTGGTGTTCTTCTTGATATCTACGCATTCCACCGCTACTCCAAGAATTCCGCCTTCCTCTACAGTACTCAATCCAACCAGTATTATATGCCGAACCACGGTTGAGCCGTGGCATTTAACACATAACTTAATTGGACACCTACGAGCCCTTTATGCCTAGTAAATCCGGACAACGCTTGCTCTTCCCGTATTACCGCGGCTGCTGGCACGGAATTAGCCAGAGCTTATTCGGAAAATAATATCACTCTCGATAAACTATTAATCTACCGAGTATTTATCTTTTACAAAAGTGTTTTACACCCCGCAGGGCTTCATCACACACACGGCGTCGCACTATCATGGTTTCCCACATTGTAGACTATTCTCGACTGCTGCCTCCCGTAGGAGTCTGGGCCGTATCTCAATCCCAGTGTGGCCGATCACCCGTTAAGGCCGGCTACATATCATCGCCTTGGTAAGCCATTACCTTACCAACAAACTAATATGACGCAGGCTCATCCAATAGTGATAGCTTAAAATCAGAGGCCATCTTTCTCCGCCATTTGGCGGACTTATTCGGTATTACCCTCAGTTTCCCGAGGCTATCCCAATCTAAAGGGTAGATTCCTACGCGTTACTCACCCATTCGCCACTCTACTTTTTTGACCGAAGTCAAAATTTCTCGTTCGACTTGCATGCCTAATCCACGCCGTCAGCGTTCGTCCTGAGCCAGGATCAAACTCTCCATCATTACTATATAAGTATGTATGTATACACCCTATTATTTGCTTCGTTTAAGCAAAATTTCAAAGATCAAAATCAATGACTTGTGTCATCAATCAATTCGTGTTTCAGGTTTTTGCAGTCCGCACTTTTCGTGTCAAGTGTTTCGTGAACTTTTTTCGCTTTTTTTTCTTTTTTCTTGCAATATAATTCGCATAAATCTTACCAACGATGTATTTATCGCAGTTTGAGTTATCAAGAAAAATATTTTTTTATGCAATCCGGCAGATTTATACTTTTATTTTTATCCTGAAAACTCTCTATTATTGCAATCAATGTTCTCGGAGTAGCTAGTCCGGAACCATTCAAAGTGTGAACAAAATTTACTTTCCCATCTTCATTTTTCCGATAACGAATGTTCGCTCTTCTCGCTTGAAAATCCAAAAAGTTACTACAAGATGAAACTTCCAAATACCTTCCAAGTCCGGGAGCCCAAACCTCAATATCAAAACATTTAAATGCGGCAAAACTTAAATCTCCGCTACAAAGAAGTGAAACACGATAATGAAGCCCCAGCTCCTGTAATATGGCTTCAGCATTATTCAAAATTTCTTTCAATGCTTTTTCCGATTCCTCCGGTTTGGTTATTTGAACCAATTCTACTTTATTGAATTGATGAACTCGCATGAGACCTTTGGATAGCCTGCCATAAGAGCCGGCTTCTCTGCGAAAACAAGGAGTATAGGCTACTAACTTTTGGGGAAGTTCATTTTCATCTAATATTTCATCTCTAAATAAATTTGTTAAGGGAACTTCTGCGGTGGGAATCAAAAACAGATCATCCTGATCCACACGGTACATATCATCTTCTAACTTAGGCAGCTGACCAGTGCCCGTCATTGTTTCCCGATTTACAAGCAATGGGGGGACAATTTCTTTATAACCAAAGTGTTTTGTGTGAAAATCAAGCATAAAATTTATTAATGATCTTTCTAAACGCGCTCCCTTTCCAGTGTAACAGACAAATCCACTACCGGCAATTTTCGTCGCACGTTCAAAATCAATTAAGTCTAATTCCTTAGATAACTCCAAATAATCTAATGGCTCAAAATTGAATTTCGGTTTCTCTCCCCATTCGTAAACTATTTTATTGTCTCCTTCATCTTTGCCAACGGGCACTTCCTTGTCAAAAATATTTGGCACAGTCAACATCAATTTATTAAGTTTGCGATAGGCTTCATCCGTTCTGCTTTTAATCTCTTTTATTTCACGAGATAATTCTTGCATTCCAGATAAAATATCCGTTGCATCTTTACCATCCCTTTTATATTCACCGATTTTTTGTGATACTGAATTTTGCATACTTTTTTTTTCCTCAAATTGGTGCAATAATTCACGATGCTCAGCATCACATTTAAGCAGTTCGGCAATATCAGATTTTTCACCTTTTGCTTGAACGCATTTTTTTACAATTTCAGGATTCGAGCGAATAAATTTTATATCTAACATTTGTTGTCTCCAGTATTTTAAATTTTTGTGGTTAACTTTTATTTTTCCTGTTTTTTTCTTGGTTTATCTTATTTTTCATTTCTCCAAGCTGGGGCTTGGAGAAAAATTACGTTCCCAAGCTGGGGCTTGGGAACGAGAGTGAAAGAGTGGGCTTGGGAACGGGCGTAAAACATGGGTTTTGGGAACAAGAGTGAAAGAATGGGCTTGGGAACGAGCGTAAAAACATGGGTTTTGGGAACAAGAGTGAAAGAGTGGGCTTGGGAACGAGAGTAAAAACATGGGATTTTGGAAACGAGAGTGAAAGAGTAGGCTTGGGAACGAGCATTTATTTTCTGATAGTTTGCTAATTTTAATTTTTGCGTTTAATCTTTTTGCGCATTTTTCCGTGTATTTCGCGGTCTATCTTATTATTTATTTTTTTCGGCAAGGAATATGATTTCTGTGAAGTCCTCCACTTTTAGGCTTGCGCCACCTATTAAGGCACCATCAATATCCGGTTGAACAATCAATGCCTCAATGTTTGCAACCTTCACGCTTCCACCATATAATATTGAAATTTTATCGGCAACTACTTCTCCATAATTTTCTTGCAACCAATTTCTAATGAACAGATGAGCTTCTTGAGCAATTGCCGGAGTTGCAGTTTTACCGGTTCCAATTGCCCAGACAGGTTCATAAGCAAGAACAACTTTTCGCATTTCAGTTGCCGGAACATCCTTCAAACCAAATTTTAATTGATGTTCCAAAACCTTTTCCGTTTCGTCATTTTCTCTTTGCAACTCTGTTTCGCCGATACAAAATGTAACTTCCTGTTGATTATTTAGCAATGCTTTAACCTTTTTGTTTAGCAGTTCGTCATCTTCACCAAAAATATGTCGTCGCTCGGAATGACCAACTAAGGATGAATTGCATCCTATGGACGAGAGCATTTCCGGAGAAATTTCTCCGGTAAAAGCACCTGATTTCTCAAAATAAACATTTTGAGCACCGATCTGAACAGCATTATTTTTCACAATTCCCAATGCAACATTCAGAAATACATTGGATGGGTAAATCGCAATAACGCATTGGTGGGCGAAATCCTTTTCCCAATTAGATAATTTTTGCAAAAAATCTTTTGCTTCCTGCAAGGTTTTATTCATCTTCCAATTTCCGGCAATGATAATTTTTCTCATAATATTCCCTTCGCTAATTCAATCTAAAAAGAGCACACGAAAATTATTCTCATGCGCTCTTTAAAAAATTTTACATATCGGTTTTTTTATTGTTTACTTTCAATAAACTTTATCTCTTCCTGAGCAAATTTTCCGTACTGAGAATGATTTTCTATTGCTTTAAACTCTTTCATAGCTGCAGAATAATTCCCTTCAGCCCGGTAAACTTTGCCAAGATAATAATGTGTCTCAGGATGATCCGGATTAATTTTCTGAACCTTTAGGAGATAAATTTTTGCTTTATCATAATTTCCCAGATCGTAGGAAATCTGCCCAATGTTAAAAAATAAGTCTTTATTCGGTTTTATGGCAACGGATTTTTCAAGGGCATTAACTGCTTCCGATTTATTTCCGGTTTTATTATAGAATATTCCCAGATTTTTATACACCTTTCTCAAAAGGTAATCGGGTGGATTGGTTGCAATAAAATCGTTGTAAACAATGATAGCTTTATCTGTCTGCCCGATTTGATTATAAAAAAGAGCCACCTTTTCCAAAATATCTACTTTGCTATTGTTCAATTCGAAAGCACCAAGGTAATACTCAATTGCTTTTTGAAGATTTCCATTTTCTTCGTAAATTCCGCCAATTTTTTTCTTAATTAAATATTCATCATGTCCTTCATCGTAGTTTTCCAATATCGCTAAAGTGCTGTCCGGTTTTCCCATCTTTAGATATATTTTAGAAAGGGTAAGGGGTATTTTCCTATTATCTTGATCATATTCACTTCGAATAGTGTAATATTCAACGGCTTTAGGGTATTGTTTGGTGGTGTAATAAAGAACGGAAAGGTTTTTTTGCAACTCATGAATTCGTTCTGTTTTGGGATTTGCTTCAGTATCAATTTTTTTATAATCCTCTAAAGAAACGAGAAAGCTATCAATTGCAGCCTGATAATCTCCGCCTTGATACTTTTCTACACCATTGTTGTAAGCCATCCCTGCATTATATTCAATTACCTGAA
This window harbors:
- the tpiA gene encoding triose-phosphate isomerase, whose amino-acid sequence is MRKIIIAGNWKMNKTLQEAKDFLQKLSNWEKDFAHQCVIAIYPSNVFLNVALGIVKNNAVQIGAQNVYFEKSGAFTGEISPEMLSSIGCNSSLVGHSERRHIFGEDDELLNKKVKALLNNQQEVTFCIGETELQRENDETEKVLEHQLKFGLKDVPATEMRKVVLAYEPVWAIGTGKTATPAIAQEAHLFIRNWLQENYGEVVADKISILYGGSVKVANIEALIVQPDIDGALIGGASLKVEDFTEIIFLAEKNK
- the serS gene encoding serine--tRNA ligase, producing the protein MLDIKFIRSNPEIVKKCVQAKGEKSDIAELLKCDAEHRELLHQFEEKKSMQNSVSQKIGEYKRDGKDATDILSGMQELSREIKEIKSRTDEAYRKLNKLMLTVPNIFDKEVPVGKDEGDNKIVYEWGEKPKFNFEPLDYLELSKELDLIDFERATKIAGSGFVCYTGKGARLERSLINFMLDFHTKHFGYKEIVPPLLVNRETMTGTGQLPKLEDDMYRVDQDDLFLIPTAEVPLTNLFRDEILDENELPQKLVAYTPCFRREAGSYGRLSKGLMRVHQFNKVELVQITKPEESEKALKEILNNAEAILQELGLHYRVSLLCSGDLSFAAFKCFDIEVWAPGLGRYLEVSSCSNFLDFQARRANIRYRKNEDGKVNFVHTLNGSGLATPRTLIAIIESFQDKNKSINLPDCIKKYFS
- a CDS encoding tetratricopeptide repeat protein, with translation MSKKKISIVVFIFILSVCSLFGQELSDRDIQVIEYNAGMAYNNGVEKYQGGDYQAAIDSFLVSLEDYKKIDTEANPKTERIHELQKNLSVLYYTTKQYPKAVEYYTIRSEYDQDNRKIPLTLSKIYLKMGKPDSTLAILENYDEGHDEYLIKKKIGGIYEENGNLQKAIEYYLGAFELNNSKVDILEKVALFYNQIGQTDKAIIVYNDFIATNPPDYLLRKVYKNLGIFYNKTGNKSEAVNALEKSVAIKPNKDLFFNIGQISYDLGNYDKAKIYLLKVQKINPDHPETHYYLGKVYRAEGNYSAAMKEFKAIENHSQYGKFAQEEIKFIESKQ